One Salvia splendens isolate huo1 chromosome 12, SspV2, whole genome shotgun sequence genomic window carries:
- the LOC121756894 gene encoding protein NRT1/ PTR FAMILY 5.4-like encodes MAANPPSTKPSRGGWKSAIFIIFVEVAERFAYYGVAGNLFMYLTKVLGQPTATAAKSVNTWQGVAAIFPVVGGFLADSYVGRFKTILISSIIYLIGLILLTVAVSTVPLEARHTVFFIALYILTVGEGGHKPCVQTFAADQFDESIPEEKAAKSSFFNWWYVGIVSGATAAVLVVIYVEDHVGWSLGFGMLAAAVAGALVVFLAGSGSYSREAPVGSPFTRVAQVVVAAVRKRRMPEGEARGICVEDDEYGGVSMEGGGTGAGTLAPTSHFRFVDKAAMIDARDASSEKRDPWRLSSVKQVEEAKLIFQLIPIWLSCLMFGVVIAQLGTYFTKQTSTLNRSITRTFTIPPASFQVITGLTILLSVLLYERALVPISRAITARPSGITILQRIGTGLLLSILTMVVAALVESRRLRVAAQHGLLDNPRAAVPMSAWWVVPQYVMCGLADVFAVVGLQELFYDQMPVGMRSVGAAAYITVTGVGSFLSTGVIAAVQRVSAAAGGEGWLGDNINRAKLQNLYWVLGCVSALNFCVYICVANRFVYKRSQPAA; translated from the exons ATGGCTGCGAATCCCCCTTCCACCAAACCTTCCAGAGGTGGCTGGAAATCAGCCATTTTCATCATCT TTGTGGAGGTGGCGGAGAGATTTGCCTACTACGGAGTTGCTGGAAACTTGTTCATGTACCTGACGAAGGTGCTCGGCCAgcccaccgccaccgccgccaagAGCGTCAACACGTGGCAAGGCGTCGCCGCCATATTCCCGGTGGTCGGCGGATTCCTCGCCGACTCCTACGTCGGCCGATTCAAAACTATTCTCATCTCTTCCATCATCTATCTCATT GGCCTTATATTGCTGACGGTAGCGGTCTCTACGGTTCCACTCGAAGCGCGCCATACAGTTTTCTTCATTGCGCTCTACATTCTAACCGTAGGCGAAGGCGGTCACAAGCCCTGCGTGCAGACCTTCGCGGCCGACCAATTCGACGAGAGCATACCGGAGGAGAAGGCGGCGAAGAGCTCCTTCTTCAACTGGTGGTACGTGGGGATCGTCTCCGGCGCCACCGCAGCGGTGCTGGTGGTGATCTACGTGGAGGATCACGTGGGCTGGAGCTTAGGGTTCGGGATGCTGGCGGCAGCTGTGGCGGGGGCGCTTGTCGTCTTCCTGGCGGGAAGCGGGAGCTACAGCCGCGAGGCTCCGGTGGGGAGCCCGTTCACGAGGGTGGCGCAGGTGGTGGTCGCTGCCGTGAGGAAGCGGCGGATGCCGGAGGGTGAGGCGCGCGGCATCTGCGTCGAAGATGACGAATACGGTGGCGTCAGCATGGAGGGTGGTGGTACCGGTGCGGGGACTCTAGCACCCACCAGTCACTTCAG GTTTGTAGACAAAGCAGCGATGATCGACGCGAGAGACGCTTCTAGCGAGAAGCGGGACCCATGGCGGCTGAGCTCAGTGAAGCAAGTTGAAGAAGCGAAGCTGATCTTCCAACTGATCCCGATCTGGCTGAGCTGCCTAATGTTCGGCGTGGTGATCGCGCAGCTCGGCACCTACTTCACCAAGCAAACCTCCACCCTCAACCGCTCCATCACTCGTACCTTCACAATCCCTCCGGCGTCCTTCCAGGTCATCACTGGCCTCACCATCCTCCTCTCTGTCCTCCTCTACGAGCGGGCCCTGGTCCCCATCTCCCGGGCCATCACGGCCCGCCCCTCCGGGATCACCATCCTACAGCGCATCGGGACCGGCCTGCTCCTCTCCATCCTGACGATGGTGGTGGCCGCGCTCGTGGAGTCCAGGAGGCTCCGCGTCGCAGCCCAGCACGGCCTCCTGGACAATCCGCGGGCGGCGGTCCCGATGTCGGCGTGGTGGGTGGTGCCGCAGTACGTGATGTGCGGGCTGGCGGACGTGTTTGCGGTGGTGGGGCTGCAGGAGCTCTTCTACGACCAGATGCCGGTGGGGATGAGGAGCGTGGGGGCGGCGGCGTACATCACGGTGACCGGGGTGGGGAGCTTCCTGAGCACTGGGGTGATAGCGGCGGTGCAGAGAGTTAGCGCGGCGGCGGGAGGGGAGGGGTGGTTGGGAGATAATATTAATAGAGCGAAGCTGCAGAATTTGTATTGGGTGTTGGGGTGTGTGAGTGCGCTTAATTTCTGTGTTTATATTTGCGTGGCTAATAGGTTTGTGTATAAGAGGAGTCAGCCTGCAGCTTGA